One segment of Rhodopirellula baltica SH 1 DNA contains the following:
- a CDS encoding acyl carrier protein: MTPAEIRQEIIDILDDISPDEDLDNLDDQKAFREQLELDSMDFLDIVMELRKRHRVQIPEEDYGHLASMHTTVTYLEPKMKDL; this comes from the coding sequence ATGACTCCTGCCGAAATTCGCCAAGAAATCATCGATATCCTCGACGACATTTCTCCTGATGAGGACCTCGACAACCTGGACGATCAGAAGGCGTTTCGCGAGCAATTGGAACTGGATTCGATGGACTTTTTGGACATCGTGATGGAACTCCGCAAGCGTCACCGCGTGCAAATTCCAGAGGAAGATTACGGCCACCTGGCCAGCATGCACACAACGGTCACGTACCTGGAACCGAAGATGAAGGATCTTTAG
- a CDS encoding class I SAM-dependent methyltransferase has product MPVDPTPVLQYINGFRFSKVMFAAVELGVFDSLEQQKRSAEDLAIELQCDPAAVSRLLNGLVGMELLSRDGEQYKNTGLASELLTSTSPNRMTGYIKFSNDVSWKLWSHFENAIREGSHRWKDAYGWDQPIFSSFFADDAAMREFLMGMHGYGVISSPKVVRAVDLSQFNHLVDLGGATGHLPMAACEAYESLTATVFDLPGVIPLTKEIVAQSSVSDRIDVVAGDFFDDELPQADLMSLGRILHDWSDEKIDRLLSKIYDRLPEGGGLLLAEILIQDDRGGPDWGQMQDLNMLVCTEGRERTLAEYEAILRRAGFREVTGQVTGAPVDAVLAIK; this is encoded by the coding sequence ATGCCCGTCGATCCCACACCAGTTCTTCAGTACATCAACGGCTTTCGATTTTCAAAAGTCATGTTCGCCGCGGTGGAGCTGGGCGTCTTCGATTCATTGGAGCAACAAAAACGGTCGGCAGAAGACTTGGCAATCGAGCTTCAGTGCGATCCCGCAGCTGTGAGTCGCTTGCTCAATGGATTGGTGGGGATGGAACTGCTTTCGCGAGACGGTGAGCAGTACAAAAACACGGGACTCGCAAGCGAATTGCTGACCTCGACCAGTCCCAACCGGATGACGGGCTACATCAAGTTCAGCAATGACGTCAGCTGGAAGTTGTGGTCGCATTTCGAAAACGCGATCCGCGAAGGTTCGCATCGTTGGAAAGACGCCTATGGTTGGGACCAGCCGATCTTCAGCAGTTTTTTCGCTGACGATGCGGCCATGCGAGAGTTCTTGATGGGGATGCATGGCTATGGCGTGATCAGTTCACCGAAGGTGGTTCGCGCGGTGGATCTCTCGCAATTCAACCACTTGGTGGATCTCGGCGGAGCGACCGGGCACCTGCCAATGGCGGCTTGCGAGGCCTACGAATCGCTGACCGCGACGGTGTTTGATCTGCCGGGTGTGATTCCATTGACCAAAGAGATCGTCGCACAGTCATCCGTTTCTGATCGAATCGATGTGGTTGCAGGCGACTTCTTCGACGATGAATTGCCTCAAGCCGATTTGATGTCGTTGGGCAGGATTCTGCACGATTGGTCCGACGAGAAAATTGATCGACTGCTGTCGAAGATCTATGATCGTTTGCCCGAGGGCGGCGGTTTGCTGCTCGCGGAAATCTTGATACAAGACGATCGTGGCGGTCCGGATTGGGGCCAAATGCAAGATCTCAATATGTTGGTGTGCACCGAAGGTCGTGAACGGACGCTGGCCGAGTACGAAGCGATCTTGCGTCGTGCCGGTTTCCGCGAAGTGACTGGGCAAGTCACCGGCGCACCTGTCGACGCAGTGCTTGCGATCAAGTGA
- a CDS encoding phytoene desaturase family protein, whose protein sequence is MYDTIIIGAGMSGLAAGIRLAHFDQRVCILEKHYTIGGLNSFYRMGGRDYDVGLHAMTNFARKGDKKGPLAKLIRQLRFGWEDFKLAEQNGSSIRFPGVELDFNNDIGMLESEIKSRFPDQIDGFRSLCGSLLDYSDMDGDAPDFMRSAREVMAEHLSDPLLIEMLLCPLMWYGNARENDMDFGQFCIMFRACYLEGFGRPYKGVRVILKNLVRKFRGLGGELKLRSGVANIHVEDGQAVGVVLDDGTELQAKRILSSAGTVETMRMCDDITEPDVAKAGKLSFIESISVLDCKPKELGFDRTIVFYNDSPHFHWERPDDSLCDARTGVICSPNNYIYDAEEGELPDGVVRITTLANHDLWSELPEEKYRAEKVTQYDEAVASAVRFMPDFRARVIDTDVFTPKTIRRFTWHDNGAVYGAPDKQLDGTTHLPNVFLCGTDQGFVGIVGAIVSGISMANRHCLQV, encoded by the coding sequence ATGTACGACACCATCATCATCGGCGCGGGGATGAGCGGGCTGGCAGCCGGCATTCGACTGGCCCACTTTGACCAACGCGTTTGCATCCTCGAGAAGCATTACACGATCGGTGGGCTCAATTCGTTCTATCGAATGGGTGGCCGCGACTATGACGTCGGTCTGCACGCGATGACCAACTTCGCTCGCAAGGGCGATAAAAAAGGGCCGCTCGCGAAGCTGATTCGCCAACTGCGATTTGGATGGGAAGATTTCAAGCTCGCCGAGCAAAACGGGTCATCGATTCGTTTCCCGGGTGTTGAGTTGGACTTCAACAACGACATCGGGATGCTGGAAAGCGAGATCAAGTCACGCTTTCCCGATCAGATCGATGGGTTCCGCAGTCTGTGTGGATCGCTGTTGGATTACAGCGACATGGACGGCGACGCGCCCGATTTCATGCGATCCGCTCGCGAAGTCATGGCGGAGCATCTGTCGGATCCATTGTTGATCGAAATGTTGTTGTGCCCGTTGATGTGGTATGGCAATGCCCGTGAAAACGACATGGACTTTGGCCAGTTCTGCATCATGTTTCGCGCTTGTTACTTGGAAGGTTTCGGACGACCTTACAAAGGTGTGCGAGTCATCCTGAAGAACCTGGTTCGCAAGTTCCGTGGACTGGGCGGCGAGCTGAAGTTGCGGAGCGGCGTTGCCAACATTCATGTCGAAGACGGTCAAGCGGTCGGCGTTGTGCTGGACGACGGGACGGAGTTGCAAGCCAAACGGATTCTTTCGTCCGCGGGGACGGTCGAGACCATGCGGATGTGCGACGACATCACCGAACCGGACGTCGCGAAAGCTGGCAAACTATCGTTCATCGAGTCGATCAGCGTGCTGGATTGCAAGCCAAAGGAGTTGGGCTTTGACCGCACAATCGTGTTCTACAACGATTCGCCCCATTTTCATTGGGAGCGACCGGATGACTCGTTGTGTGATGCACGAACGGGAGTCATCTGCAGCCCGAACAACTACATCTACGACGCAGAAGAAGGTGAGTTGCCCGACGGCGTGGTTCGCATCACGACACTCGCCAATCACGATTTGTGGTCCGAGTTGCCGGAAGAGAAATACCGGGCGGAGAAGGTGACCCAGTACGATGAGGCGGTTGCGTCAGCGGTACGGTTCATGCCCGATTTTCGAGCGCGAGTCATCGACACGGACGTCTTCACTCCCAAAACCATCCGCCGCTTCACCTGGCACGACAACGGTGCCGTCTACGGTGCCCCTGACAAGCAGTTGGATGGGACCACTCATTTGCCCAATGTTTTCCTATGCGGAACCGACCAAGGTTTCGTTGGGATCGTGGGTGCGATCGTCAGCGGCATCAGCATGGCAAACCGTCACTGCCTTCAAGTTTGA
- a CDS encoding beta-ketoacyl-[acyl-carrier-protein] synthase family protein codes for MIAPNLASKLPDDQRIVITGVGLTSPNGNDWATFRQALLEKRSGVQPYEIRYFGETLAGVCDFDAKKYQSKKDIRRGTRAGSVGVYTAQEAVAHSGLDWENVDKDRVGIYVGVTEHGNVETENEIHVIKGFDYDTSCWSHHHNPRTVANNPAGEIALNMQITGPHYTIGAACAAGNAGIIQGAQMLRLNECDVAIAGGTSESIHTFGIFASFNSQNALATHADPTLASRPFDQKRNGIVVAEGGCLYTLERLSDAKARGAEIHGELVGYAMNTDATDFVLPNPERQAQCVQKALKRAGLEADQIDIVSTHATGTNSGDIQECAALRSVFGKCENVRINNTKSYIGHAMGAAGSLELAGNLMAFRDQVVHPTINVDELDPECDLPGLVLNEPQEKPRVDYILNNSFGMLGINSVVIVGRV; via the coding sequence GTGATCGCCCCCAACCTCGCATCGAAGCTTCCCGACGACCAACGCATCGTCATCACCGGCGTCGGTTTGACGTCGCCCAACGGCAACGACTGGGCCACTTTCCGCCAAGCGTTGCTGGAAAAACGCAGCGGTGTGCAGCCGTACGAGATCCGCTACTTCGGTGAGACATTGGCGGGCGTTTGTGATTTCGACGCGAAGAAGTATCAATCCAAAAAAGATATTCGCCGGGGAACACGCGCGGGCAGTGTCGGCGTTTACACGGCTCAAGAAGCGGTCGCTCACTCCGGATTGGATTGGGAAAATGTCGACAAGGATCGAGTTGGTATCTACGTCGGGGTGACCGAGCACGGTAACGTCGAGACTGAAAACGAAATTCACGTGATCAAAGGGTTCGACTACGACACGAGTTGCTGGTCGCATCACCACAACCCGCGTACTGTCGCGAACAATCCGGCCGGTGAAATTGCGTTGAATATGCAGATCACTGGGCCGCACTACACAATCGGTGCCGCTTGTGCCGCTGGAAACGCCGGCATCATCCAGGGTGCTCAGATGCTGCGGTTGAACGAGTGCGATGTGGCGATCGCGGGTGGAACCAGTGAAAGCATTCATACGTTTGGGATTTTTGCCAGCTTCAACAGCCAAAACGCGTTGGCGACCCACGCCGATCCGACTCTCGCGTCTCGGCCGTTTGATCAAAAGCGGAACGGAATCGTTGTCGCCGAAGGCGGGTGCTTGTACACGTTGGAACGACTCAGCGATGCGAAGGCACGCGGAGCCGAGATTCACGGCGAATTGGTCGGTTACGCCATGAACACCGACGCGACTGACTTTGTGTTGCCCAATCCGGAACGTCAGGCCCAGTGCGTTCAGAAGGCTCTCAAGCGGGCTGGTTTGGAAGCGGACCAGATTGACATTGTCAGCACGCACGCAACGGGAACCAACAGCGGCGACATCCAAGAATGTGCCGCGTTGCGAAGCGTGTTTGGCAAATGCGAAAACGTTCGCATCAACAACACAAAGAGCTACATCGGTCACGCGATGGGAGCAGCCGGATCGCTGGAATTGGCTGGCAATTTGATGGCGTTCCGCGACCAAGTGGTTCACCCAACGATCAACGTTGATGAGCTGGACCCCGAGTGCGATTTGCCAGGTTTGGTTCTGAACGAACCGCAAGAAAAGCCTCGCGTCGATTACATCCTGAACAACTCGTTTGGGATGCTCGGAATCAACTCCGTCGTGATCGTCGGCCGAGTTTGA
- a CDS encoding NADP-dependent isocitrate dehydrogenase, translating into MPSETAAIVYTHTDEAPALATRSLLPILQAFTSGSGLSFETKDISLAGRILAGFADRLPADKQVPDALAELGELVTKPEANVIKLPNISASIPQLVEAITELQAQGYDIPDFPQDPKTDEEKSVRATYAKVLGSAVNPVLREGNSDRRVAAPVKAYAQKNPHSMGDWTADSKSHVAHMSEGDFYGSEKSVILDSDDSLRIEHVDQDGNVTVLRDGLTVIAGEIVDSARLSVRQLRAFYAEQIADAKSTGVLFSLHLKATMMKVSDPILFGHCVAVMYDRLFQEHGDVLTAAGVDPDQGLASVFAKVQDLPSDQRALVEGTLVEIQSNLPEIAMVDSDKGITNLHVPSDVIIDASMPAAIRAGGKMWGADGKLHDMKAVIPDRCYAGVYQATIDDCIANGKFDVTQMGSVANVGLMAKKAEEYGSHDKTFRVPADGKVRVVNSAGTELMSHDVEKGDIWRACQTKDVAVKDWVRLAVVRSRATGSPAIFWLDENRAHDQNLIGKVNEYLKDHDAAGLDIQILAPADATRHACGRAREGKDTISVTGNVLRDYLTDLFPILELGTSAKMLSIVPLLEGGGLFETGAGGSAPKHVEQIMSENHLRWDSLGEFLALAVSLEDLAEKTGNEEFAVLAKTLDDATGRFLDNDKSPSRKVGELDNRGSHFYLALYWAEALAGCAHEGLKARFAPVAKALSENESTIVGELNDAQGVAVDLGGYYHPDETKANAAMRPSPTLNAIIDGLAG; encoded by the coding sequence ATGCCCAGCGAAACTGCCGCGATTGTTTACACGCACACCGATGAAGCTCCCGCACTGGCGACTCGTTCGTTGCTGCCGATCCTGCAAGCGTTCACCAGCGGCAGCGGTTTGTCGTTCGAGACCAAGGACATTTCCTTGGCCGGTCGGATTTTGGCTGGTTTTGCAGATCGCTTGCCGGCGGACAAGCAGGTCCCCGACGCGTTGGCAGAACTTGGCGAGTTGGTCACCAAGCCAGAAGCCAATGTGATCAAGTTGCCCAATATCAGCGCCTCGATTCCACAATTGGTCGAAGCGATCACGGAACTGCAGGCTCAAGGGTATGACATCCCTGACTTCCCGCAGGATCCCAAAACCGATGAAGAAAAATCGGTTCGAGCGACCTACGCCAAGGTGCTGGGAAGCGCCGTCAATCCGGTGCTTCGCGAAGGCAACTCGGATCGCCGCGTCGCCGCTCCGGTCAAAGCGTACGCACAAAAGAATCCACACTCGATGGGGGATTGGACGGCCGACTCGAAGTCACACGTCGCTCACATGAGCGAAGGTGATTTCTACGGCAGTGAAAAGTCGGTGATCCTTGATTCCGATGACTCTCTGCGGATCGAACATGTTGATCAGGACGGAAACGTCACGGTTCTTCGCGACGGTCTGACGGTCATCGCGGGCGAGATTGTCGACTCGGCTCGCTTGAGCGTTCGGCAATTGCGAGCGTTCTATGCGGAGCAAATTGCGGATGCCAAGTCCACTGGCGTGTTGTTCTCGTTGCACTTGAAAGCAACGATGATGAAAGTCAGCGATCCGATTTTGTTCGGACACTGTGTCGCGGTGATGTACGATCGTTTGTTCCAAGAACACGGCGATGTGTTGACCGCCGCGGGTGTTGATCCTGATCAAGGTCTCGCGTCGGTGTTTGCCAAGGTCCAAGACTTGCCTTCCGATCAGAGAGCGTTGGTCGAAGGAACACTGGTTGAAATTCAGTCAAATTTGCCCGAAATCGCGATGGTCGATTCGGACAAAGGCATCACAAACTTGCACGTGCCCAGCGACGTGATCATCGACGCTTCGATGCCCGCCGCGATTCGCGCTGGTGGCAAGATGTGGGGAGCCGACGGCAAGTTGCACGACATGAAAGCGGTCATTCCCGATCGTTGCTATGCCGGCGTCTATCAAGCCACCATTGATGACTGTATCGCCAATGGCAAATTTGATGTCACCCAAATGGGCAGCGTCGCGAACGTCGGATTGATGGCGAAGAAGGCCGAAGAATACGGGTCGCATGACAAAACATTCCGCGTGCCTGCGGACGGCAAGGTTCGAGTGGTCAACTCGGCCGGCACGGAGCTGATGAGCCATGACGTTGAAAAAGGTGACATCTGGCGTGCTTGCCAAACCAAAGATGTTGCGGTGAAGGATTGGGTGCGATTGGCCGTTGTCCGTTCGCGTGCCACCGGTTCCCCTGCGATTTTCTGGCTGGATGAAAATCGGGCTCATGACCAAAACTTGATTGGCAAGGTCAACGAATATCTGAAAGATCACGACGCGGCTGGTTTGGACATTCAGATCTTGGCCCCCGCCGATGCAACCCGGCACGCGTGCGGTCGAGCTCGCGAAGGCAAGGACACCATCAGCGTCACCGGCAACGTGTTGCGAGATTACCTGACCGACTTGTTCCCCATTTTGGAACTCGGCACCAGCGCCAAAATGCTTTCGATCGTTCCGTTGCTGGAAGGCGGGGGCTTGTTCGAAACCGGGGCTGGCGGATCGGCACCGAAGCACGTCGAACAAATCATGAGCGAGAATCACCTGCGTTGGGACTCGCTCGGTGAATTCCTCGCGTTGGCTGTTTCGTTGGAAGACCTAGCGGAAAAGACCGGCAACGAAGAATTCGCGGTCTTGGCAAAGACATTGGATGACGCGACCGGGCGGTTCCTCGACAATGACAAGTCGCCTTCGCGGAAAGTCGGCGAGTTGGACAATCGCGGCAGTCACTTTTATCTGGCGTTGTACTGGGCGGAAGCGTTGGCGGGCTGTGCGCACGAAGGTTTGAAAGCACGGTTTGCACCGGTGGCAAAAGCCTTGTCAGAGAACGAGTCAACGATTGTTGGCGAGTTGAACGATGCTCAAGGAGTGGCGGTTGATTTGGGTGGTTATTACCATCCCGATGAAACAAAGGCCAATGCCGCGATGCGTCCCAGCCCAACCCTCAACGCAATCATCGACGGCCTGGCTGGCTAA